A genome region from Vulpes lagopus strain Blue_001 chromosome 7, ASM1834538v1, whole genome shotgun sequence includes the following:
- the FEM1A gene encoding protein fem-1 homolog A: MDLRTAVYNAARDGKLQLLQKLLSGRSREELDELTGEVAGGGTPLLIAARYGHLDVVEYLVDRCGASVEAGGSVHFDGETIEGAPPLWAASAAGHLDVVRSLLRRGASVNRTTRTNSTPLRAACFDGHLEVVRYLVGEHQADLEVANRHGHTCLMISCYKGHREIARYLLEQGAQVNRRSAKGNTALHDCAESGSLEILQLLLGCNARMERDGYGMTPLLAASVTGHTNIVEYLIQEQPAGDGVRPGLPREGPSSSSNAAAAAAAPGPAGAQPQGARCCGGSSAAEEPLGDSYESCCPTSREAAVEALELLGATYVDKKRDLLGALKHWRRAMELRHQGGAYLPKPEPPQLVLAYDYSREVNTTEELEALITDPDEMRMQALLIRERILGPSHPDTSYYIRYRGAVYADSGNFERCIRLWKYALDMQQSNLEPLSPMTASSFLSFAELFSYVLQDRAAKGSLGTQIGFADLMGVLCKGVREVERALQLPKEPGDSAQFTKALAIILHLLYLLEKVECTPDQEHLKHQTVYRLLKCAPRGKNGFTPLHMAVDKDTTNVGRYPVGRFPSLQVVKVLLDCGADPDSRDFDNNTPLHIAAQNNCPGIMNTLIEAGAHMDATNAFKKTAYELLDEKLLAKSTIQPFNYVTLQCLAARALDKNKIPYKGFIPEELEAFIELH; this comes from the coding sequence ATGGACCTCCGCACCGCCGTGTACAACGCCGCCCGCGACGGCAAGCTGCAGCTGCTTCAGAAGCTGCTCAGCGGCCGCAGCCGGGAGGAGCTGGATGAGCTGACGGGCGAGGTGGCGGGCGGGGGGACGCCGCTGCTCATCGCCGCCCGCTACGGCCACCTGGACGTGGTCGAGTACCTGGTGGACCGGTGCGGCGCGAGCGTGGAGGCGGGCGGCTCGGTGCACTTCGACGGCGAGACCATCGAGGGCGCGCCGCCGCTCTGGGCCGCGTCGGCCGCCGGGCACCTGGACGTGGTGCGCAGCCTGCTGCGCCGCGGGGCCTCGGTGAACCGCACCACGCGCACCAACTCCACGCCGCTGCGCGCCGCCTGCTTCGACGGGCACCTGGAGGTGGTGCGCTACCTGGTGGGCGAGCACCAGGCCGACCTGGAGGTGGCCAACCGGCACGGCCACACGTGCCTCATGATCTCCTGTTACAAGGGCCACCGCGAGATCGCCCGCTACCTGCTGGAGCAGGGCGCCCAGGTGAACCGGCGCAGCGCCAAGGGCAACACGGCGCTGCACGACTGCGCCGAGTCCGGCAGCCTGGAGAtcctgcagctgctgctgggGTGCAACGCCCGCATGGAGCGCGACGGCTACGGCATGACCCCGCTGCTGGCGGCCAGCGTCACGGGCCACACCAACATCGTGGAGTACCTGATCCAGGAGCAGCCTGCTGGGGACGGGGTGCGGCCGGGGCTGCCCCGGGagggcccctcctcctcctccaacgccgccgccgccgccgccgccccgggcccggcAGGCGCGCAGCCCCAGGGGGCCCGCTGCTGCGGAGGCTCCTCCGCGGCGGAGGAACCGCTTGGCGATTCCTACGAGAGCTGCTGCCCCACCAGCCGGGAAGCCGCCGTGGAGGCGCTGGAGTTGCTGGGAGCCACCTACGTGGACAAGAAGCGGGATCTGCTCGGGGCCCTGAAGCACTGGAGACGCGCGATGGAGCTTCGGCACCAGGGCGGCGCCTACCTGCCCAAACCCGAGCCCCCGCAGCTGGTCCTGGCCTACGACTATTCCAGGGAGGTGAACACCACTGAGGAGCTGGAAGCGCTGATCACGGACCCCGACGAGATGCGCATGCAGGCGCTGTTGATCCGAGAGCGCATCCTGGGCCCCTCTCACCCGGACACGTCCTATTACATCCGCTACCGGGGTGCGGTGTACGCCGACTCGGGCAACTTCGAGCGCTGCATCCGCTTGTGGAAGTACGCCCTGGACATGCAGCAGAGCAACCTGGAGCCGCTGAGCCCCATGACCGCCAGCAGCTTCCTGTCCTTTGCAGAACTCTTCTCTTACGTGCTCCAGGACCGCGCGGCCAAGGGCAGCCTGGGCACGCAGATCGGCTTCGCAGACCTTATGGGGGTGCTGTGCAAGGGAGTGCGGGAGGTGGAGCGGGCCCTGCAGCTGCCCAAGGAGCCGGGGGACTCGGCCCAGTTCACCAAGGCCCTGGCCATCATCCTCCACTTGCTCTACCTGTTGGAGAAAGTGGAGTGCACGCCCGACCAGGAGCACCTGAAGCACCAGACCGTCTACAGGCTGCTCAAGTGTGCCCCGCGAGGCAAGAACGGCTTCACTCCTTTGCACATGGCTGTGGACAAGGACACCACCAACGTCGGCCGCTACCCGGTGGGCAGGTTCCCCTCCCTCCAGGTGGTTAAGGTGCTGCTGGACTGTGGGGCCGACCCGGACAGCCGGGACTTTGACAACAACACGCCGCTGCACATAGCGGCCCAGAACAACTGCCCGGGGATCATGAACACCCTGATCGAAGCCGGTGCCCACATGGATGCCACCAATGCCTTCAAGAAGACCGCCTACGAGCTGCTGGATGAAAAGCTGCTGGCCAAGAGCACCATCCAGCCCTTCAACTACGTGACCCTGCAGTGCCTTGCGGCCCGTGCCCTGGACAAGAACAAGATCCCCTACAAGGGCTTCATCCCTGAGGAGCTGGAGGCTTTCATCGAGCTACACTGA
- the TICAM1 gene encoding TIR domain-containing adapter molecule 1, whose amino-acid sequence MACAGLSLSSAFDILGAAGQDKLLRLKHKLKTLRLGCRGADLLHAMVLLKLGRETEARISLEALKADAVARLVAHQWAGMDGAEAPEEPPDLSWAVARVYHLLTEENLCPATMRDMAYQAALRTFSSRDDHRLAELQGEARDRCGWGIVGDPGSFQPLHSDLGCFPASSVSPSGARSLPKPIEDPSAWSRGRSLRSTGSPASLASNLEISESPTMPFLSRHRSCCEPSKLCDEPQASLVPEPAPTGCQEPEEVSWPPSEETSSPPPEETASPPPGETSSPPPEETASPPPGETASPSLEETASPSSGEVASPSSGETASPGILPNSSVPTPPPDVVPDASPSGQLDPPKAGQMGTHYPVECTEMLAAPSSLSLPSGSARPVKDQTPLPLPVEDTSSQLPNPSPPPPSALRTSPPCPFPSTPPSTGPAPSHPCPPSPNSLELESEQKFYNFVILHAAADEHIALRVRERLEALGVRDGATFCEDFQVPGRGELRCLQDAINHSAFTILLLTPNLDCRLGLHQVGQSLMSSLTRHGWQDCVIPFLPLESSQAQLSPDTCSLLSSLVWLDEHSRVFARRVANTFKAQQLRARKAQWKKEQDVRALQQQRQHLEGERQQVASLSAAYSAYLQSCSAWQAQVETLRAAFGSHMPFGTQGALGAPPPLPSWLGHQPPAAPPWLAGSPAPAFPPAPAFPPAPTFPPAPAFPQPPAFSPPPAPPQSPGLQPLIIHHAQMVQLGINNHMWNQRGTQAPEDETQGAE is encoded by the coding sequence ATGGCCTGCGCAGGCCTGTCGCTCTCCAGCGCCTTTGACATTCTAGGTGCTGCAGGCCAGGACAAGCTCTTGCGTCTTAAGCACAAGCTAAAGACCCTGCGCCTGGGCTGCCGGGGGGCAGACCTCCTGCACGCCATGGTGCTCCTGAAGCTGGGCCGGGAGACGGAGGCCAGGATCTCCCTGGAagcgctgaaggcagatgcggTGGCCCGGCTCGTGGCGCACCAGTGGGCCGGCATGGACGGTGCCGAGGCCCCCGAGGAGCCACCAGACTTGTCCTGGGCAGTCGCCCGTGTGTACCACCTGCTTACTGAGGAGAACCTGTGCCCGGCCACGATGCGGGACATGGCCTACCAGGCGGCCCTCCGGACCTTCAGCTCCAGGGATGACCACCGGCTGGCCGAGCTCCAGGGAGAGGCCCGGGACCGGTGTGGGTGGGGCATCGTCGGGGACCCGGGGAGCTTCCAGCCCCTTCACTCGGATCTGGGTTGCTTCCCGGCATCCTCAGTGTCACCCTCAGGCGCCCGCAGCCTTCCAAAGCCCATAGAGGACCCCTCGGCCTGGAGCCGAGGCCGCTCCCTGAGATCCACCGGCAGCCCAGCCTCCCTGGCCAGCAATCTGGAAATCAGCGAGTCGCCCACCATGCCCTTTCTCAGCCGTCACCGCAGCTGCTGTGAGCCCAGCAAGCTGTGCGACGAGCCCCAGGCCAGCCTGGTGCCCGAGCCTGCCCCCACAGGCTGCCAGGAGCCTGAGGAGGTGAGCTGGCCACCATCAGAAGAGACTTCCAGCCCCCCACCAGAGGAGACAGCCAGCCCCCCACCGGGGGAGACTTCCAGCCCCCCACCAGAGGAGACAGCCAGCCCCCCACCGGGGGAGACGGCCAGCCCCTCACTGGAAGAGACTGCCAGCCCCTCCTCTGGGGAGGTTGCCAGCCCCTCATCAGGAGAGACTGCCAGCCCTGGGATACTACCAAACAGCTCAGTCCCCACGCCGCCTCCTGACGTGGTCCCAGATGCAAGCCCCAGTGGCCAGCTCGACCCCCCCAAAGCGGGGCAGATGGGCACCCACTACCCCGTGGAGTGCACTGAAATGTTGGCAGCCCCCAGCTCTCTGTCCTTGCCCTCCGGAAGCGCTCGCCCCGTCAAGGACCAGACCCCACTCCCACTTCCCGTAGAAGACACCTCTTCCCAGTTGCCCAACCCCagcccacctcctccctcagccctgaggacgtcccctccctgcccttttCCATCCACCCCTCCTTCCACTGGCCCGGCCCCCTCGCACCCCTGCCCGCCTTCTCCAAATTCTCTCGAATTGGAGTCGGAACAGAAATTCTATAACTTTGTGATCCTGCACGCGGCGGCGGACGAGCACATCGCCCTGCGGGTGCGGGAGCGGCTGGAGGCCCTGGGCGTCCGCGACGGTGCCACCTTCTGCGAGGACTTCCAGGTGCCCGGGCGGGGCGAGCTGCGCTGCCTGCAGGACGCCATCAACCACTCGGCCTTCACCATCCTGCTGCTCACCCCCAACCTCGACTGCCGCCTGGGCCTGCATCAGGTGGGCCAGTCGCTGATGAGCAGCCTCACGCGGCACGGGTGGCAAGACTGCGTGatccccttcctgcccctggaGAGCTCCCAGGCCCAGCTCAGCCCGGACACGTGCAGCCTGCTCAGCAGCCTGGTGTGGCTGGACGAGCACTCCCGGGTCTTCGCCAGGAGGGTGGCCAACACGTTCAAGGCGCAGCAGCTGCGCGCCCGCAAGGCCCAGTGGAAGAAGGAACAGGACGTCCGGGCCCTGCAGCAGCAGCGCCAGCACCTGGAGGGCGAGCGGCAGCAGGTGGCCTCGCTGAGCGCCGCCTACTCGGCCTACCTCCAGAGCTGCTCGGCGTGGCAGGCGCAGGTGGAGACGCTCCGGGCGGCCTTCGGGAGCCACATGCCCTTTGGGACTCAGGGGGCTCTGGgggcccccccgccccttccctcctGGTTGGGCCACCAGCCTCCGGCCGCGCCGCCGTGGCTGGCCGGCTCGCCCGCGCCCGCCTTCCCGCCCGCGCCCGCCTTCCCGCCCGCGCCCACCTTCCCGCCCGCGCCCGCCTTCCCGCAGCCCCCCGCCTTctcgccgccccccgcgcccccgcagaGCCCGGGGCTGCAGCCCCTCATCATCCACCACGCGCAGATGGTGCAGCTGGGCATCAACAACCACATGTGGAACCAGCGAGGGACCCAGGCGCCCGAGGACGAGACGCAAGGAGCAGAGTGA